The genomic region ATGACCGACGGCATCGGCCTGCCTGCGTGGCGGGCCCGCTACGAGCGCGAGCGCGCCCTCTCCGCCGGGACCTGGCTGCTCGGGCCCGCCGCCATGCGCGACCTCGGCCTGCCGCTGCGCGTGCCCTGGTACGGCGTGGCGCGGGTGGCCAGCAACCTGTGGTGGAGCCACCTCGTCGGGCGGCTCCCCGGGGGCCGGGAGCGCCTGGCGGCGCACGGGGAGCGGGTCTTCGAGCGCCAGGTGGCCCGGTGGGGCACCGACGGCGCGGTCCCCGGTCCGGCCGCCTGAGCCGCTGCCCACGATCCGGCCTGTGACCGGCCCACAGGCCCCAGGCGGTAGCCTGCCGCGCGGAGTCGCCGACGACCCCCGGCGACATCAGCCGTGTCGCGCAGTGCCATCACGACCAGGAGTTCAGGTGCCGGAGAGCAAGCCTCTGCAGAAGGTCCTCATCGCCAACCGCGGCGAGATCGCGGTCCGGGTCATCCGGGCCTGCAAGGACGCCGGGATCGGCAGCGTCGCCGTGTACGCCGAGCCCGACCGCGACGCGGTGTTCGTCCGGATGGCCGACGAGGCGCACTCCCTCGACGGCTCGACCCCGGCCGAGTCCTACCTCGACATCGCCAAGATCATCGCTGTCGCCCAGCGCTCCGGCGCCGACTCCGTGCACCCCGGCTACGGGTTCCTCGCCGAGAACGCGGACTTCGCCCAGGCCGTCATCGACGCCGGGCTGATCTGGATCGGCCCGCCGCCGGCGGCGATCGAGGCCCTGGGCGACAAGGCCAAGGCCAAGCACATCGCCGCCAAGGCGAACGCCCCGCTGGCCCCCGGCACCAAGGACCCGGTCGCCGACGCCGACGAGGTCGTCGAGTTCGCGAAGCAGAACGGGCTCCCGGTCGCGATCAAGGCGGTCTTCGGCGGCGGCGGCCGCGGCCTCAAGGTCGCCCGGACGCTCGAGGAGATCCCCGACGCCTACGAGTCCGCGGTCCGCGAGGCCGTCACCGCCTTCGGGCGCGGCGAGTGCCTGGTCGAGAAGTTCCTCGACAAGCCGCGCCACGTCGAGACCCAGTGCCTGGCCGACTCCCACGGCAACGTCGTGGTCGTCTCCACCCGCGACTGCTCGCTGCAGCGCCGCAACCAGAAGCTCGTCGAGGAGGCGCCCGCGCCGTTCCTGAGCGAGGAGCAGGTCACCGAGCTCTACGAGTCCTCCAAGGCGATCCTGCGCGAGGCCGGGTACGTCGGTGCCGGCACCTGCGAGTTCCTGGTCGGCCAGGACGGCACGATCTCCTTCCTCGAGGTCAACACCCGTCTCCAGGTCGAGCACTGCGTCTCCGAGGAGGTCACCGGCATCGACCTGGTCCGCGAGATGTTCCGGATCGCGGCCGGCGAGGAGCTCGGCTACGACGACCCGGAGATCCGCGGCCACGCCATCGAGTACCGCATCAACGCCGAGGACGGCGGCCGCAACTTCATGCCCGCCCCCGGCACCCTCACCGCGTGGACCCCGCCCCAGGGCCCCGGCATCCGGCTCGACGGCGGCTACGAGAACGGCCAGACCATCCCGGGCTCGTTCGACTCGCTGATCGCGAAGCTGATCGTCACCGGTCGCGACCGCACCCAGGCGCTGGAGCGCTCCCGCCGGGCCCTCGACGAGTTCGTCGTCGACGGCATGCCGACGGTCATCCCGTTCCACCGTGCGGTGGTCTCCGACCCGGCGTACGTCGGGGCCTCGACGCCGTCGGGCGAGGGCGAGTTCGCCGTCTACACGACCTGGATCGAGACCGACTTCGACAACCAGATCGAGCCCTACTCGGGCGACGCCGGCGAGGCCGCCGAGGCCGAGGACCGGCACAAGGTCGTCGTCGAGGTCGGCGGCAAGCGTCTCGAGGTGGTCCTGCCCGGCGGGCTCGCCGGGCTCGGTGCCGGCAGCAGCACCGGCGGCGCCAAGAAGCCGAAGCGGGCGGGCGGCAAGAAGTCCGGTGCGGCGGCCAGCGGCGACGCGGTGACCAGCCCGATGCAGGGCACGATCGTCAAGATCGCGGTCGAGGAGGGCCAGGAGGTCGCGGAGGGCGACGTCATCGTGGTCATGGAGGCCATGAAGATGGAGCAGCCGCTCAAGGCCCACAAGGCCGGCACGGTCACCGGCCTCCAGGCCGAGGTCGGGGCCACCGTCACCAACGGCGCCGTGATCTGCGAGATCAAGGACTGAGCATCACGGCCCCCGGCGGAGCCGGTGCGGCGGACGGGTTCGCCGACACCGTCCCCGAGATCGTCGCGGCTCTCGAGAAGGACCCGGTCCTGGTCGAGAGCGTGATGGGCAACGGCCACACCCGGGAGATCGTCGCCGCACTGCGGGAGAAGGCCGACGCCGCCGAGGTGCCGGTCTTCGTGGTGCTGACCAGGACCCCGCAGGACGTGACCAGCACGAGGCCCGACGAGGAGCTCGCCAGCCTGGTCCACGCCGGGGTCGGCCAGGACGGCGTGTACGTCGTCCACACCACGCTCGGGATCGGTCACGTCGGCGTCTGGGGCGACCTGGACCCGGACCACGACGACGACCAGATCCAGATGAGCCTCGCCACCTACCAGGGCAGCAGCGAGGTGCGCGACCGGCTGGACGACGAGCAGGAGGTGAGCGCGGCGACGACCGCGGCGCTGGCCCTCGACGTCGCGGGCGGGACGACGATCCCGCCCTACGTCGAGCCCTGGCTCAGCGACGACCAGCTCGACGAGTACACCTCCGAGATCTGGGTCGCCAACAACCCGGAGTACGACGGCGGCCCCGACAGTGCCGACGTCAGCATGCCGGCGCTGGTCGGCGTCGCGGTGGGGCTCACGGTCGCGACCCTCGCCTACCGCGCCCTGCGCTCCTCCCCCGGCACCGGCGCGGCCGGGAGGACCCGGGCGAGCACCGGGCCGATCGGCGTCCGGCCGCCGGATCCGGCGCCGGCGACCGAGCCGCTCGACGTCGACGGCGTACGCCGGCAGGCAGCGTCCGCCGTGGACCGGCTCGCCGCCCGCGCCGCCCGGACCGGGATCACCGGCGACCAGCTCGAGACCGCTCTCGGCTGCCGGGCCGCGGCGGAGCAGCTCCTCGACTCCACCGAGGACCTCGACGTCGTCGGCGCCCTGGTGCTGGCGCGCACCGGACTGCGGGCCCTGGAGAAGCGGGACGCCGAGCCGTACCGCTGCTGCTACGTCAACCCGCTGCACGGCGCTGCCCGGTCCGAGCGGGAGGTCGGGGGTGGGGAGCAGGTCCCGGTCTGCACGCGCTGCGCCCGGTCCATCGACCGGCACGCTCCCCTCGACCCGCTCCTCGATCGCCGCCGCCGGGGTCGCGACCAGCCCTACTACGCCGGGACCTCGGTCTGGGCGCGCACCGGCTACGGATCGCTCACCAGCGACCTGTGGCGCGAGGTCCTGCGCACGGAGCGCCGATGAGCTCGGGCTGGGCGCCGCGGCCGCTCGCGGCCACGGGCGCCCTGGTGCTCGGGCTGCTCGCCGGCGCCGGCTCGGGGGGCGCCGTGGCCACGTCCCAGGACACCCGGGCCGTCGCGGAGTTCCCGCCCGGCGACCGGGTCCGGGACGCGGTCGCGGAGATCCGGGACGACGGCGTGCACGTGGCCCCCGACGGACGCTCGATGCTCGACGAGGCCGGCGAGGCTCGGGTCGAGGCCGCGGTCGCGGCCGCGGACCGGGTGCCGGTGCGGGTCATCGTGTGGTCCGAGAGCCGGCACGTCGGGGACGACGCCATGACCGTCGACGCCCAGCTCGAGGCGGCGCTGGGCGAGGAGCGGTCGCTGATCCTGGTCTGGCAGGGGCCGCAGACCGGACGGGTCCTGACGACCGGGGGCTACGCCTACTCGGGCGTCTACTCCAACGACTTCCTGGGCGACCCCGCCGCCACCCTGCCCGAGCTGATCGAGACCGCGCAGCAGACCGAGTGGCGCGAGGACGAGTCGAGCGGCTCCGGCGGCCCGATCGCTGCCGGCGTCGCGCTCGGAGCGATGATCGGCCTGACTGCGAGCGGGGCGGCCCTGATCGTGACCTGGCGATGGCGCCGACGGAGGAGCGGATGAACGACGACCTGACACTCATCCACGAGGGGCTGAGCGACGACGGGGTCTTCGTCCACCCCGACCTGGCCGGCCAGTTCTCCGCCGACGACCTGGCGGCCATCACCGAGCAGGTCGCCGCGAGCGACACGCCCGTCTTCGTGGTCGCCTGGCCGCTGGCCACCAACGACGCGTACGCCGGCAAGGCGGCCGACCTGCTGACCCGGCTGCACGCCCAGCACCCCGAGCCCGGCCAGTACCTGTCGACGACGCAGTTCCTCGGCTCGCCCGGGTACGGCGGGATCCAGCTCGAGGGCCGCCAGTGGGGCCTGCCCCCGGCGCCGGACGGCGAGATGGACTACGAGCTCCTCGGAACCGTCAACATGACCGACCACGAGACGCTCGGAGCCGCCTTCCGGCAGGCGACCGAGCTGCTCGGCACGGACCCCGCCGCCCTCACCCGGACCTACGAGAAGACCGTGGCCGAGCGGAACGCCGAGTACCGGACCGAGCAGGAGGCGACGAGCCGACCGGGGCCCGGTGACGACCCGGACCTCACCGGTCTGCTCGTCGCGGCGCTGATCGTCACGGTGGTGGGAGCCGTGGTGTGGAACCGGATCACCCGGTGGCGCTCGAGGTCCGAGCGGCGCCGCGTGAAGGCCGACCGCCCCTACGTGCTGCCCGCGTCGGCCGTCGTGAGGATCCGCGAGGCCCGGCACCGGGAGCTCGGCAGGACCGCGGACGCCGAGGTGCTCGCCCTGGGCGAGGCGATCGACGACGCCGAGATCGGCGCCACCGACGCGACCGCGTCCTGGCAGGCGGCTCTCGACCACTACGACGCGGCGAAGCAGGTCCTGCGGCGCCGGGCCACCGGGCGGGGCGAGGCCCCGGACGGGATGGCCGGCGTGCTCGACGTGGTCGGCGCCCTGGTGCTGGCGCGGCGCGGCCGGCAGGCGCTCGCCGACGCCCGTGCCGGACGCGCCTTCACCCCCGGCCCGGTCTGCTTCCTGAACCCGCTGCACGACACCCCCACGGGGACCCACGACGTCGAGAGCGGCGGGCGCCGGCTGCAGGTGCCGCTGTGCAAGGCCTGCCGAGCCGCGCTCCGGGCCGGGCGGGAGCCGGAGACCCTCGACGTCGAGCGTCGTGGCGAGCCCGTCCACTACTTCGACTCCGGGGTCGAGCCATGGGCCTCGACCGGGTACGGCGCGCTCCAGCCCGACCTCGTGACGGCCCTGCACGGCCGCCGGTGACCGGGTCCGTGCACGGATGATCTCGGCCGACGTTCCCTACCCGGACACCGTCGCGGCGCTCGCGGACGCGCTGCGCCGCGACCCGGTCATCGTCCACGAGACCCTCGGCGGTGGCGACACCGACGAGGGGATGGACCGGATCGCCCGCCTCGTGGCGCGGGTGCCGTTCCGGACCTACGTCGCGGTCGTCGAGACCCCGCCCGAGGTGGACGCCGGGATGGAGTCCGGCCGCTACCTCGCGACCGCGCTGAGCCGGCGGATCGACGAGCCCGGGCTCTACGTGGTCGCCACCGAGCAGGCCGTGACCGGCATCCGACTGGTCGGCACCGCGTGGGACGAGACGCACTTCGAGCTCCAGGCGACCGAGGACCGAGAGACGGTCGCGGACGCCGCCGGGGTCCGGATCCTCAGCCCGACCGTCGACGTCGAGACGATCCTGCGCACGGCGCTCGCCGAGCCGGTGGGGCCCGACAGCAACGCGCTCTGGGGGGACAGCACCCTCGACGGCGGGCTCGTCGACGACCTCGCCGCCCGCGAGCGGGAGCTGACGCCGTACGAGACGCCTGCCTGGTCCGAGGAGTACGCGTCGCCGTCGTCGCCCGTGGACTGGACCGCCGGCAAGCGCTGGATGGTCGGATCCACGGTCGGCGGCCTGCTCCTGGCGGTGCTCCTGCAGAGCCTGCACGGCTGGCCGGGCTGGCGGCGACGCCCGGCCCTGGTCCACACCGCCCGCGAGCTCGTCCCCCCGGACGTCGCGGAGGTCCGGGCCGAGGCGGACGCCGGCCTGACCGCGCTCGCCGAGGCCCTGGCCACCGCCCCCGCCGGACCGCGCAGCGACCAGGCGGCGCTGGCCCGGGAGGCCGCCGAGCCGCTGCTGCGCTCGACGGACCTGCGCGACGTCGTGGGCGCCCTGGTGCTGGTCCGGGCCGGACGGCACGTCCTCGTCCACGGCGCGCGTTCCTACCGCGCCTGCTACGTCAACCCACTGCACGGAGCCGCCAAGCGCTCGGCACAATGGCGCTTCGGCGACACCGAGGTCGAGGTGCCGGTGTGCCGGGCGTGTGGGCGCGCGTTCGCCGGCGGACAGGCCCCGGCGGCCCTGGTGGTCCGCCGCGGAGGCCGGCCGTACTACGAGGAGGACACCGTGTGGGCCCGCACCGGGTACGGCAGCCTGACCGCGGACCTCGCCGACCTGACCCGGCAGGTCGCCGGCGAGCGGCGGTCCCGGTGAGCCGGCGCCACCGGCTGCGACCGGCCACCGTGGCGCTGGCGCTCGTCGTCTCCCTGGGCGCCGGCCTGCTCGCCGGGCTGGTCCCCGGTCACGAGGCCGCGCCGGAGCCGGACGCCTACGACGAGGCAGTCCTGGCCGCAGCCAGGGCCTCCACGCCCGGCGACCGGGTGCGGGCCGCGGTCGAGGCCGTGCCGGAGACCGGCTTCTACGTCGGCCCGGAGCTGCGCGGCGAGCTCAGCGAGGGCGAGGTCGACGCGATCGAGGAGATCATCGCCGGCTCCCCGGTGCCGATGTTCGTGGTCTGGTGGGACCAGACCACGGACGCGGGCTACGCCCAGCCGCAGAGCGCGATGGACCAGCTGCGCGTCGGCGTCGGCCGCGAGGGGGTCTACGCGCTCGTCTCCCCGGCCGCCCCGCCGACCGTCGCGGCGCTGGGCTACCAGAAGCCGGTACTCGAGGCCGACGGGAAGGGCCGGCCCGCCGCCGCCCTGACCCGCCTGGTCACTGAGCTGGCCGCCTCGGAGCCCGCCCGCCCCGGGGAGCCTCGGCCCGGCTCGGACTACTGGGGAGGCGCCCGTGGCGGCCTCGCTGCCGGGCTGAGCTTCGCGTTCCTCGGCTACCTCGGGCTGCTCCTCCTCGGCGCCCTCGGCGCCGTCGCCACGCGCTCCCGCGTGGCCTCGGAGGCCGGGCCATGACCCGGATCGACGAGCCGCTGCTGAAGGAGATCGAGGCCGAGCTCGGCAAGGACGGGGTCTGGGTCGCGCCCGCCCTGCGCAAGGACGTCCCGCCCGCCCAGGAGGCGCGTCTCGAGGAGGCGGTCGTCGATGCCCCGACGCCCACCTACGTCGTCCTCGTCGAGCTCGACCACCGCGACCCGCTGACCAGCGGAGATCCCGACCAGCTGGCGAACACGATTCGGGACGACACCGGCCGCTCGGGGATCTACGTCGTGCCGGAGGCACGCATCGCCGACGAGCCGTACCGGCTCGACCTCGTCGCCTATCCCGAGGACTCCGGACTGTTCACGGTCTCCGCGGTCGCCGGATCCGAGCACCCCGACGACCTCGGCGCCCAGACGCTGCGGGCCCTGGAGCTGCTGGAGTCCGGCGACGCCGACCGGCTCCACGACGAGCTGAACGGCATCGAGACCGGAGCCGAGACCGACACCGGGAGCGAGACCGGCACCGTCCCCACCCCGGCCGCTCCGGCCGGCGACGACGGGAGCGGATCCGATGTCGCGGGCCTCCTGCTCGCGGTGCTGGTCCTGGTCGTCGCGGTGGTCGGCACCGTCCGCCACCGCCGACGCTTCCCGGCCACCCTGCCCGCACCGCCGTCCGCCACCGGCGCGTCCTTCACGCTCCCGCCGGCGGTGCTGAGCACCGTGCGCGCGGCGGAGGACCGGCGCAACGAGTCGCGCGCGCAGGCGGACGTGCTCGCCCTGGGCGAGGCGATCGACGCCGCCGAGCTGGACCCGCGCCGCGCCGCCTCCCTGGCGGCCTGGCAGGCGGCGCTGGACCACTACGACGTCGCCCGCCGGATCCTGGACCGCGACCACTCCCCCGCCGACGCGGTCGGCGCGACCGTGCTCGCGGGCCGGGGCCGGTCGGCGTTGGCCGCTGCGGCGCGCGGGCGCGGCTGGAGCCCGTCGCCCGGCTGCTACTTCAACCCGCTGCACGAGGGGACGGCGGCGCCGGTGCGCTGGCGCGACGGCGACCTCACCATCCGGGTGCCCGCCTGCGCGCCGTGCGCCGGCGCCCTGGAGGCCGGCGAGGAGCCGTCCGACGTCCTGGACTTCGTGTCCGAGGGCCGGCCCGCCCACTACTTCCGTCTCGACCTCGGCCCGTGGAGCACGACCGGCTACGGCTCCCTGGACCCCGACCTGCTCGGCCGGCTCCTCGACCGCCGGGGCTAGCCCGGGCCGGGTTCTCTACCCTCGTCGCCATGGGCACCCCGAGGTCCGACCTCCGCGAGCCGCAGGAACGGGCCTCCCCGCGGGCGCGGCTGATGTGGCGCTGCGTCGCGGTCGCGGAGGGCCTGGTGCTGGTGGCGGCGCTCACGGCCGGCGTGGTGCTGACCGACCTGCTGCGCTGGTGGCTGCTGGTCCCGCTCGCGCTCGCCGTGGCGGCGTACGCCGTGGTCGTGCCGCAGTGGCGCTACCGCGTGCACCGCTGGGAGGTCACCGACACCGCTGTCTACACCCAGACCGGCTGGTGGGTCCGTGAGCGCCGGATCGCACCGATGTCACGGATCCAGACCGTCGAGCACACCCAGGGTCCGGTGGACCGGCTCTTCGGGCTCGCCTCGGTCCGGGTCACGACCGCCTCGGCGGCGGGCGCCCTGCTCATCGAGGGGCTGCCGGACGACCGGGCCCGCAGCCTGGCCGAGGAGCTGACCCGCAAGGCCGACGCCGTCGAGGGGGACGCGACGTGACCGGGGCGGCGCCGGACCCGGAGGGTGCCGGCACCGAGCAGTGGCAGCGGCTGGACCCCCGGATGCTGGTCGTCCACCCGGTCCAGGAGCTGGTCCGCTTCCTGCCGGTCCTGATCGGCGCCTTCGTGGCCGGCCGCGCCACGGGCGCCGGCATCTGGCAGGTCCTCGGCGTGGTGGTCCCGGTCGCGCTCGGTGTGCTGCGCTACCTGACCACCCGCTACCGGCTGACCGCCGACCGGGTCGAGCTGCGCACCGGCCTGCTGCAGCGCCGGCTGCTGTCCACCCGCGTCGACCGGGTGCGCACCGTCGACCTGACCGCCAGCCCGACGCACCGGCTGCTGGGGCTGACGACGATGCGGATCGGGACCGGGTCCACCGACGAGGACGGCTTCGACCTCGACGGTCTCCCGGTCGCCGCGGCGCGCCGGCTGCGCGAGCAGCTGCTGGGCGGGGTCCCGGCCGACCCGGCCCCGGCCGCCGAGGACTCCCCGGTCGCGCTGCGCCTCGACCCGCGCTGGGTCCGGTACGCCCCG from Nocardioides pantholopis harbors:
- a CDS encoding PH domain-containing protein codes for the protein MGTPRSDLREPQERASPRARLMWRCVAVAEGLVLVAALTAGVVLTDLLRWWLLVPLALAVAAYAVVVPQWRYRVHRWEVTDTAVYTQTGWWVRERRIAPMSRIQTVEHTQGPVDRLFGLASVRVTTASAAGALLIEGLPDDRARSLAEELTRKADAVEGDAT
- a CDS encoding acetyl/propionyl/methylcrotonyl-CoA carboxylase subunit alpha, whose protein sequence is MPESKPLQKVLIANRGEIAVRVIRACKDAGIGSVAVYAEPDRDAVFVRMADEAHSLDGSTPAESYLDIAKIIAVAQRSGADSVHPGYGFLAENADFAQAVIDAGLIWIGPPPAAIEALGDKAKAKHIAAKANAPLAPGTKDPVADADEVVEFAKQNGLPVAIKAVFGGGGRGLKVARTLEEIPDAYESAVREAVTAFGRGECLVEKFLDKPRHVETQCLADSHGNVVVVSTRDCSLQRRNQKLVEEAPAPFLSEEQVTELYESSKAILREAGYVGAGTCEFLVGQDGTISFLEVNTRLQVEHCVSEEVTGIDLVREMFRIAAGEELGYDDPEIRGHAIEYRINAEDGGRNFMPAPGTLTAWTPPQGPGIRLDGGYENGQTIPGSFDSLIAKLIVTGRDRTQALERSRRALDEFVVDGMPTVIPFHRAVVSDPAYVGASTPSGEGEFAVYTTWIETDFDNQIEPYSGDAGEAAEAEDRHKVVVEVGGKRLEVVLPGGLAGLGAGSSTGGAKKPKRAGGKKSGAAASGDAVTSPMQGTIVKIAVEEGQEVAEGDVIVVMEAMKMEQPLKAHKAGTVTGLQAEVGATVTNGAVICEIKD